In Brassica napus cultivar Da-Ae chromosome A3, Da-Ae, whole genome shotgun sequence, the sequence CAATTAGGACTGTTTCGGTACCATAAGTAATCAATGCTATCTAACACATAAAATGTCTCACGTATAGTAATTATGTAAACCAACTTTTATTTCCGGCCGTATTCATATTTTCATATCAATTTAAATCACGGGTCCACGCGATATGTCACGTTTTTTTGGTGCAGACGATATGTCACGTTTCAGTCTCGTAGTCATCAAATGGCAAAGCTCTACTTCGATTTATTCGAATATAATGAAGATGACAAGATTTTCGGTTAATCAATTACCATGCATGGTCAAATCTCCCAGTTggagaaagaaaaaattaacCTGAAAGGCTGAAAATACTAGAAACTACGATGTACGAAcataaaacttgaaattataCCTTTcactcaacaaaaaaaaaaaaatttacacctAGCAACATCACTAATAAGGTACGAgacaaataaatgagatggacatgtaaaagaaaaagaatcatTTTGAGAGGAACGTAGAGTGAAAGTGGACTGCGTTCCGATTGAATGCAAAAGAGTTACCGCTGAAATCTCCACAAGTGTCACAATATGGATCGTTGGTACCAATCATACATCGCTCACTACCGGCCAATTTGACTCCGGATAGTACTCATTCATGACGAAAGCAAGAAACCAGTAACAATTGAAGCAAAATCGACGGCATGGTGGTGATTATcatttatgatatttattttgtggTATCTAATGAAGTGTTTGTAGTTTCTCATTTTAGACTCTTTCATGTTTTTatcctattttttatatttttaattgctAAATATTTCAATGAAAAACTAGCAATGAACATATGCTCTTATGGACTTTAAATGTTACTTCTGCTTTTGTGGCCCTTTCTGATTATAGCCTTTTCATAGGTATTGTGATTtgcatattgttttttttttcccaaattgtttttattaatagaTGGGCCAAGCCCAGGGCCGAAGCCCAAACATAACAGAATTTAAACAAAACCCACGAAACGGGCAAGAAGACATAAACAAACAATGGGCCAAGCCCAGGAAATACACGACGGCCACACGGCCCAAACAACTAGAAACCGGGCCGTTCGCCCTAGACACTACCGCCGGAGCTCCGAACCTGCAGAGCCTCCGCACGTACACACACGTTCACCGCCGTACTGTCTTCACGCCGGAGGGTTCATCAGATAACCGAGAACGCCTCCGACTTTGGACCACCAGAAACGCTGGACAGTCGAACCGAGAACCGCATAAACTTCTTCTAAAAACTTCATCGCCGTCGCCGGAGAGCTTAAACTGATATCTCATCGTCGGCGACCCACGAACCCCTCACAGATTACAAGAACCAAACCGCCTCTACCAACCTCGATCTAATCTACTCCGCAAAGTCTTCACGCCAGAGAATTTCACCGCCACATCACGGCTTCTCCGACTTTGAACCACCTCAAACACTGGACATGCGAAACGAGAACCACCACTTTCTCCCTTTAAACCCTCGTCACCACCACCGGAGGGCTTCATCGACTACCGAGAAAGCCAACCGCCGTGACCCAAACTCTAACTTTAACCCTAGAAAAAACCCGATCCAAAATCAGATCACAAACCGCTCCAGAAAAGCCCAAAGACCTGGACCCACTTTAGCCGACAGCGCAAGACATAGGGAGTCTTCACCCTCCGGCGACAAACTCGGCGACGGCGAAGCTGGCAAAGCCTTCGTCTCCCGATAACAGAACCGACGTCGACGAGGCTGACTCAGCCTCCGTCTCTCGGAGATAAAACACAAACTGGACAAAACGGACAGCTTCCCCGCGCCAACCTCAACGTGACCGCGCCGTTACTCCAGAACGAGAACCACCGTGGGTGCTTGTTTCAGAGCTAAGGCAAGGCGGAGAGGAGAGGAGGCGAGCTAGAAACGAGAACCACGAGCTTGATTGGTCACACAAAGGAGCTCCGGCGACGGCACGCACGCTCACGTGCCGTCCGTCGCCGGAAAAAAACTAGATCTACTTTATCTCTCCTTCAGTCGTCTGATTAGTCTCCGAGATGCAATTTAGAAACTTATTGTTACATATTGttacataattatattattcAACGTTTACAAAAATAAGAATTATGTAAGAAgataatgaagattttttttttttttgacagaacAATTATTTAGCCAATGTAAGCAAAAACAGAAAAGGAAATGGACTTCAGAAATGGAAACTTTGGGGAAATCAATTGATTCAATCACAAACGAATCTTTTTATCATGATCATGGCCCTGCTAATTATATGGGATTTCCTTGATTTAGTGGCTTAATACGATCATTTAGTCatcaaactcaacttcatcattAATACTTGCTTGGAAAGAAGTAAAATATCTGCATGGTTTCCATATTAGAGTAGGAGATAATATTTGAGAGTATATTTTCTTGCGTGTGcgatatatataaacacaaaaagAGGAACTCCATTGTTAAATCAAGAAAGAAACTTCAGAAACTAAGAGCTATCAACGTTCCACAAGGTATTTTTACCTTCTTTACTTTATATGAATATATCTGTTATTTTCCATTATTGATTTCCATTTCATTGTATATATATGTCGTAGTTGGATTTGGAATTATGCACAGACAAGTTTTATAGGGTTTTGATTATATATGATGTTACATTTTAGGACTATAAATCTCATTGATCTAGCTCCACCATTGTCTATATTCAAGAAACATATAATTCACTTTGTgtttgaagatgatgataatgatatgATTAGTTGATTACGGAGACTAAAGAAACTCCCTTCTATCTACCCAAATCTAGTGTTGATGGGAGTCTTGATATATTACATGCCTCGTAATCAAAATCAATATTGCGTATAGAAACCACAATGAAATGTTTAGTtgaaagttttatatttttgttttgtttacataCTTTCTCTTTCAGTATTTGAATGGGTCGAAAAATGGTGAAGATGGCGAGAATAACAAACGAGAAGACGAGGATAACCACTTACAGGAAGAGGAAAGAATGTTTGTTCAAGAAAGCCAATGAGTTCTCAACACTCTGTGGCGTCAACACGTGTCTCATCGTGTATGGCCCGACCAGAGCAGGGGACGAGAGGATCGACCACCCCGAGTTATGGCCCAAGGATGAGAGAAAAGTCAGAGAGATCATAACCAAGTACAGAGACACCGCCTCGAGCAGCTGCATCAAAACCTACTCTGTACAAGAATGCTTGGAGAAAAGCAAGATcaagttggagaaagagaagTATTGTCCGTGGGACAACAAGCTCGAAAAGTGTTCTTTAAACGAGCTATATGCAACTTTCGTGACAGTCTGTAACAAGATTCAAGAAGCTGCTAATAGGAAGCAGACATTTCCCGATGCTTCTTGGTCTACTCATCGTGACCAACTTGGTTTGATAGGTTACAACCAGCCATGTCTCGAGCAACACCAGTTGTTTCCTATGTCTTCAATGGAGCAGAACGGTTTCGCATTTCTCCCGTTTCTTAACCAAATGACCTCGACCTCGAACACCGGGGAAGTTGCGTCTTTCTCGAACGTGACAGAACCGGAGATGACTCAAGCCATGTTTTACGGAAGCTGTTCGGATGGTCAGTACGCTCCGATGGTACAGAAGACAGACTATATGGAACCAGTGCAGTGGGGTTTAGGGAACAGTATGTTCAGCAACGTGAAGCCTTTCGCAGACTATCCCATGAGGTTTGGACAAGTTAATGACTTGGAGAGTTCTGGTAAGACTCCTATGTGAAACGTTTGTTTCTTTCCTTTGATTGTTTATTGAACTTCAAGAGCTTTAAAACTTAATTATATTCTCAAGTTTTTGTTAGTTTGTGgatttgttataataaaaatctCATTCAGTTGGAAAgttgttttattattgtttaaattatttttttaaacattagttACCCTATTATTTACTATAGTTATTagaattattttaacttttatgaGAATTTCTGTCTAACAAATCTAATtctctgtaaaaaaaaattcttgtacTAAAATCCCTAAGTAATTCATGTTTGCTTACTTTTTAGAGTATGGAAAGGAGAAGAGTTTGAAAGTAGAATGAATATTCCTATTACCGGATATTAATTTGTTCCGTTTTACCTCCAGTCCTCCAAGTAAGCCCATTTATATAATTAGAGTTTTAGTTGTAGGCCCATGAAACACCCGAATGTTGTTGGATCGTTTAGTTACTCTCGTAAGCCACGTGTTATCTTTCATTTGGAAAGACTTTATAATGCGCCGCGCGCACGGTTGAAGTTAGCAATATTTGTTGGATTTCACCcgcgagaaaaaaaaaataattgtaaaagtTAATTAATCAATTAAGAAAATCGTAGAAATTTCACAAGATTAGGGTTTCTAGCGACACACTCCTTTCTCCGTTTCTAGCTCGTAGGATTGTTCATGGTCGACGAGTGGGATTAAAGCTTTACGGTATTCTGATTCGGCTTACGATTGAAAGAGAGGAGCTTTTTCAGTTTAAGATGGATGAGAGAGATCAGTTCCATCGCAACGAGGCGATCTCTGCCGTCGCCGACGAGGGTTTTATgggtgaggaagaagacgacgacTTTGATGATCTTTATAACGACGTTAACGTCGGAGGAGGGTTTCTTCAGTCTGTGAGAAAGAACGACGAAGCGGGATCAAGAAACGAGGTGAAGGAGAAGGTCAAaatcgaggaagaagaagctgaggAGGTCTCGATACCTGGTTTGGTTGGTGAGAGCGTTGCTATCAAAACAGAACCAGAATCAGAAGTAGGAGGTAGTGGTGTGATAGTCGCTTCTAGTGGATATGGAGCTCAAGAGCTTAAGGTAAGCGAGGTTAGCAATCAGATTCCTAGTGGAGTTGTAGGAGGTGGGATTAAAGTTGAGCTAGAGCAAGCTCCTAATAGGGAAAATGATGTTGAAGCTTCTAGAGGAAATAACGTTTCTCAGGGTCTCTTGCCGCCGCCACCACCTCCTCCCACCTTGGGAAATAACGAGAATTTGATGAGACCTGTTAATGGTGCGACTCCTCATGGACCTGGCATTATGGGGAATGGAGCTGCTATCCATATGCCTGGTGTTCTtactggtggtggtggaggagggggaacttttctttttgttggggATCTGCATTGGTGGACAACAGATGCTGAAGTTGAAGCAGAGCTCTGCAAGTATGGTGCGGTGAAGGAGGTTAGGTTCTTCGATGAGAAAGCTAGTGGTAAGTCGAAAGGGTATTGTCAGGTGGAGTTTTATGATCCTATGGCAGCTACAGCTTGCAAAGAGGGGATGAATGGGTTTGAATTCAACGGTAGGCCCTGTGTTGTTGCCTTTGGTAATCCGCATTCCATTAAGAGAATGGGGGAGGCGCAGGTGAATAGGAACCAACAGGCGCAAGCTGCACTTGCACAAGCTAAGAGAGGTGGCCCAGGCCCTGCTGATCCTCCTCCTCCGATTAATAAACCCGTCGTGGCCCCCACCAACAATAACTTCAACAGCCACGCCGTTGGCGGGAATTTCCAAGGTGAGGAGAATAGAGGATTTGGGAGAGGTAATTGGGGAAGAGGAAACGGACAAGGTAGAGGACCAGGTGGTCAGATGAGGAATAGGCCTGGTGGGATGGGTGGAAGAGGTTTCATGGGTAATGGTGGAGGTGGGTTTGGTCCTATGAATATGATGCATCCTCAATCAATGGGATTTGAACAAGCTTTTGGTGGACCCATGGCGAGAATGGGAGGCTATGGAGGCTTCCCTGGGGCTCCAGGTCCACCGTTTCCTGGGATTTTGCCCTCGTTCCCTCCTGTAGGAGGAGTTGGTTTACCTGGAGTGGCACCTCACGTGAATCCAGCGTTTTTTGGAAGAGGGATGCCGATGGGAATGATGCCTAATGCTGGTGTTGATATGGGAATGTGGGATCCTAATAGTGGAGGATGGGGTGGTGGTGGTGAGGATTTGGGTGGTGGAAGAGCTGCGGAATCGAGTTATGGGGAGGAAGCTGC encodes:
- the LOC106441608 gene encoding agamous-like MADS-box protein AGL82; amino-acid sequence: MGRKMVKMARITNEKTRITTYRKRKECLFKKANEFSTLCGVNTCLIVYGPTRAGDERIDHPELWPKDERKVREIITKYRDTASSSCIKTYSVQECLEKSKIKLEKEKYCPWDNKLEKCSLNELYATFVTVCNKIQEAANRKQTFPDASWSTHRDQLGLIGYNQPCLEQHQLFPMSSMEQNGFAFLPFLNQMTSTSNTGEVASFSNVTEPEMTQAMFYGSCSDGQYAPMVQKTDYMEPVQWGLGNSMFSNVKPFADYPMRFGQVNDLESSGKTPM
- the LOC125600712 gene encoding cleavage and polyadenylation specificity factor subunit 6-like, translated to MDERDQFHRNEAISAVADEGFMGEEEDDDFDDLYNDVNVGGGFLQSVRKNDEAGSRNEVKEKVKIEEEEAEEVSIPGLVGESVAIKTEPESEVGGSGVIVASSGYGAQELKVSEVSNQIPSGVVGGGIKVELEQAPNRENDVEASRGNNVSQGLLPPPPPPPTLGNNENLMRPVNGATPHGPGIMGNGAAIHMPGVLTGGGGGGGTFLFVGDLHWWTTDAEVEAELCKYGAVKEVRFFDEKASGKSKGYCQVEFYDPMAATACKEGMNGFEFNGRPCVVAFGNPHSIKRMGEAQVNRNQQAQAALAQAKRGGPGPADPPPPINKPVVAPTNNNFNSHAVGGNFQGEENRGFGRGNWGRGNGQGRGPGGQMRNRPGGMGGRGFMGNGGGGFGPMNMMHPQSMGFEQAFGGPMARMGGYGGFPGAPGPPFPGILPSFPPVGGVGLPGVAPHVNPAFFGRGMPMGMMPNAGVDMGMWDPNSGGWGGGGEDLGGGRAAESSYGEEAASEHQYGEVNHDNRGARQNHVKEKERASEREWSGSSDRRNREDNDAGYERDMPREKDGGHGYDLPERRHRDDRETGREREREHHHKERERSRDRDRERDRERDRHREERERYGADHRSKHRDEPEHEDEWNRGRSSRGHSKSRLSREDNHRSRSRDADYGKRRRLTTE